A single genomic interval of Shewanella psychropiezotolerans harbors:
- the nagP gene encoding N-acetylglucosamine MFS transporter NagP: MEMTVNSENKRSNFIPMAIVAGLFFILGFATWLNGSLMPYLKQILQLTPLQASLILFSFYIAVTFTALPSAWLIRKVGYKTGMALGMGIMMIAGLLFIPAAKTQIFGLFLFAQLVMGAGQTLLQTAVNPYVVRLGPEESAAARVSVMGILNKGAGVIAPLVFSALILDSFRDRVGMELTPAHIDEMANSLVFPYLGMAVFIGLLAILVKKSSLPELENEEDDVEASGKGHTREALSHPNLALGVVALFFYVAVEVIAGDTIGIFALSLGIESYGVMTSYTMICMVVGYIIGILTIPRFISQPKALMVSAILGMVLTLGILFGDNESYAIANAVLVPFGGAQLPDTLLMIALLGLANAIVWPAVWPLALSGMGKLTSTGSALLVMGIAGGAFGPLFWGLTSSATPLGIQGGYMVMFPCYLFILFYAVKGHKMKSWK; encoded by the coding sequence ATGGAAATGACAGTAAATAGTGAAAATAAACGTAGTAATTTTATTCCGATGGCAATTGTCGCCGGGCTATTTTTTATTTTAGGTTTCGCGACCTGGCTCAATGGTTCATTGATGCCTTATCTGAAGCAGATCCTTCAGTTAACCCCCCTTCAAGCGTCTCTTATCCTCTTCTCATTTTATATCGCGGTGACTTTTACAGCCTTACCTTCGGCTTGGCTGATAAGAAAGGTCGGATATAAAACCGGAATGGCGTTAGGCATGGGGATCATGATGATTGCTGGCCTGCTATTTATTCCTGCGGCTAAGACGCAAATCTTTGGCTTGTTCTTATTTGCCCAGCTTGTCATGGGAGCGGGGCAAACTTTGCTTCAAACCGCAGTTAACCCTTATGTTGTCCGCCTCGGTCCAGAGGAGTCGGCCGCAGCGCGAGTCAGTGTGATGGGAATATTGAACAAAGGCGCCGGCGTTATCGCACCATTAGTCTTCAGTGCCCTTATTCTTGATAGCTTCAGAGACCGAGTGGGGATGGAGCTCACTCCTGCACATATCGATGAGATGGCCAATAGCTTGGTATTTCCTTATCTAGGTATGGCCGTATTCATTGGTTTATTAGCCATTTTAGTTAAGAAGTCATCTCTCCCTGAACTGGAAAATGAAGAAGATGATGTGGAAGCCAGCGGTAAAGGCCATACGAGAGAAGCCTTATCTCATCCCAATTTAGCATTAGGTGTTGTAGCACTCTTCTTTTACGTTGCTGTGGAGGTGATAGCTGGTGACACTATTGGCATATTTGCACTATCACTTGGCATTGAAAGCTATGGTGTAATGACCTCATATACCATGATCTGTATGGTTGTCGGTTATATCATCGGCATCTTAACCATTCCTCGCTTTATCTCTCAGCCGAAGGCGTTAATGGTTTCAGCTATTTTAGGCATGGTGCTGACGCTAGGGATCTTGTTTGGTGACAATGAGTCTTATGCCATTGCAAACGCAGTATTAGTACCCTTTGGTGGCGCTCAGCTACCCGATACCTTATTGATGATTGCTCTACTTGGACTCGCCAATGCCATAGTATGGCCTGCTGTATGGCCGTTAGCACTCTCAGGTATGGGCAAGCTCACAAGTACTGGTTCAGCACTTCTAGTCATGGGTATTGCTGGTGGCGCATTCGGGCCACTGTTTTGGGGCTTAACCAGCTCGGCTACACCCTTAGGTATTCAAGGTGGCTATATGGTGATGTTCCCTTGTTACCTGTTTATCCTTTTCTATGCGGTGAAAGGCCATAAGATGAAAAGCTGGAAGTAA
- the nagX gene encoding transmembrane glucosamine N-acetyltransferase NagX: MEASLAKAPKRRLMSLDALRGFDMFWILGGEALFAGLLTWSSWQGWKWADAQMHHSQWHGFTFYDLIFPLFIFLSGVALGLSPKRLDKLPIAQRIPLYKHSVKRLFLLLFFGVLYNHGWGTGAPVAIDEVRYASVLGRIAFAWFFAAMLVWHTSLRTQIFVTLGILIAYGLLQLFVPFPGGTAGVFTPQGTINAYVDTHFLPGITYQNRPLDPEGILSTIPAVANAMIGVFVGHFIVKEHKKGEWTKVAYLLLVGAVILALGWLVNLVIPVNKDLWTSSFALVTAGWSIILLAVFYALVDVLKWQKIAFPFVVIGCNAIIIYLASSLVNWKYTAQSLFGGVVNSFPIAAQALIGVIALLLVQWLVLYWMYKRNIFIKV; encoded by the coding sequence ATGGAAGCGAGTCTTGCTAAAGCACCTAAACGCAGGTTGATGTCGCTCGATGCTCTAAGGGGCTTCGATATGTTCTGGATTTTAGGCGGTGAAGCTCTCTTTGCCGGTTTGTTGACCTGGAGCAGTTGGCAAGGATGGAAATGGGCAGATGCTCAAATGCATCATAGCCAATGGCATGGTTTTACTTTCTACGATCTGATATTTCCTCTCTTTATCTTTCTCTCAGGTGTTGCGCTTGGTTTATCTCCTAAACGCTTAGATAAGCTACCTATTGCCCAGAGAATACCACTCTATAAGCATTCAGTGAAACGACTCTTCTTGTTACTCTTCTTTGGTGTGCTCTATAACCATGGTTGGGGTACCGGTGCACCAGTAGCCATAGATGAAGTGAGGTACGCCAGTGTTCTGGGTCGTATTGCATTCGCCTGGTTTTTTGCTGCCATGTTAGTCTGGCATACCAGCTTAAGAACCCAAATTTTTGTTACTTTAGGGATATTGATAGCTTATGGGCTGTTGCAGTTATTTGTTCCATTCCCTGGTGGGACAGCGGGGGTGTTTACCCCACAAGGGACGATCAACGCTTATGTTGATACACACTTTTTACCTGGGATCACTTATCAGAATAGACCTTTAGATCCCGAAGGGATCCTGTCAACGATCCCTGCAGTTGCCAATGCCATGATCGGAGTATTTGTCGGTCACTTTATTGTTAAGGAACACAAGAAAGGTGAGTGGACTAAAGTGGCTTACTTGTTACTTGTCGGTGCTGTTATTTTAGCCTTGGGCTGGTTGGTCAATCTGGTTATTCCTGTGAATAAAGATCTTTGGACCAGTTCCTTCGCGCTGGTAACCGCAGGATGGAGCATCATATTGTTAGCCGTTTTCTACGCTCTGGTTGATGTGCTTAAGTGGCAAAAAATTGCGTTTCCGTTTGTGGTTATTGGTTGTAATGCCATCATCATCTATCTGGCATCTAGTTTAGTTAATTGGAAGTACACGGCCCAGAGTCTGTTCGGTGGTGTGGTTAATTCCTTCCCGATTGCAGCTCAAGCCCTAATAGGTGTTATTGCTCTGCTGCTCGTACAGTGGCTGGTTCTATATTGGATGTATAAACGAAATATTTTCATTAAGGTTTAA
- the nagA gene encoding N-acetylglucosamine-6-phosphate deacetylase encodes MKQTIIAKRVFDGEQFHNDLPITIEDGHILALNSVAGAKEIRVDGTLVPGFIDVQVNGGGGALFNGEPSVECIETIGSAHAKFGTTGFLPTLITDDVDVMSRAADAVAASLIKGSAGVLGVHFEGPHLSIPKKGVHPQSHIRGISDAELEIFSRDDLGLKMVTLAPENVSLDVIKALVAADVRVCLGHSNADYETVVAALEAGATGFTHLFNAMSPFGSREPGMVGAAIESRDAWCGLIVDGHHVHAAAARVAIYAKPRGKVMLVTDAMPPVGLDEETSFELFGTQVIRQGDRLNAVTGELAGCVLDMAGAIRNTVKMLGLPLDEAIRMGSLYPAEYLGLAKRQGQISVGSRADLVLLNDELKVQQTLIGGTSVFKA; translated from the coding sequence ATGAAGCAGACAATAATCGCTAAGCGCGTATTCGATGGTGAGCAGTTTCATAATGACCTGCCTATCACTATAGAAGATGGTCATATTCTTGCCTTGAACAGTGTCGCTGGTGCAAAAGAGATAAGAGTCGATGGGACCTTGGTTCCTGGATTTATCGATGTTCAGGTGAATGGTGGTGGCGGTGCATTATTTAACGGCGAACCTTCAGTCGAGTGCATAGAAACCATAGGCAGCGCTCATGCAAAGTTTGGCACCACAGGTTTCTTACCGACATTAATTACCGACGATGTCGACGTCATGAGCCGAGCGGCGGATGCCGTAGCCGCCTCATTGATTAAAGGCAGCGCCGGGGTTTTAGGTGTGCATTTTGAAGGTCCACACCTGTCTATTCCAAAGAAAGGGGTTCATCCTCAATCTCATATTCGTGGTATATCCGACGCTGAGCTTGAGATCTTTAGCCGTGATGACTTAGGATTAAAAATGGTCACCTTAGCGCCCGAAAATGTGTCGCTGGATGTGATTAAAGCCTTAGTCGCTGCCGATGTCAGAGTATGCCTCGGTCATTCTAATGCCGATTATGAAACCGTAGTCGCGGCATTAGAGGCTGGGGCAACAGGCTTCACACATCTCTTTAATGCTATGTCCCCCTTCGGTTCCCGTGAGCCGGGTATGGTCGGAGCGGCAATCGAGAGCCGAGATGCCTGGTGTGGACTCATCGTCGACGGTCACCATGTGCATGCTGCCGCGGCTAGAGTGGCAATTTACGCTAAGCCAAGAGGCAAGGTGATGTTAGTCACAGATGCTATGCCACCTGTAGGTCTCGATGAGGAAACCAGTTTCGAACTCTTTGGCACTCAGGTCATACGTCAGGGTGATAGGTTAAATGCTGTGACGGGTGAGCTGGCCGGCTGTGTATTAGACATGGCAGGAGCGATTAGAAACACGGTCAAGATGCTAGGTTTACCCTTAGATGAAGCGATTCGTATGGGCTCTTTGTACCCAGCTGAGTACTTAGGTTTAGCCAAAAGGCAGGGGCAAATAAGTGTGGGCAGTCGAGCAGACCTAGTATTGTTAAACGATGAGCTGAAAGTACAGCAGACATTGATAGGCGGCACATCTGTCTTTAAGGCCTAG
- the nagK gene encoding N-acetylglucosamine kinase: MSVNQTKEKPLFIGIDGGGSKCRATIYSSEDGVIGTGVAGRANPLHGLSQTFDSIQMSTELALKDAGMSLSDSKALVAGVGLAGVNVPRLYQDIVNWQHPFADMFVTTDLHTACIGAHRGGEGAVIITGTGSCGYAHVDDKHLYLGGHGFALGDKGSGAWLGLKAAEQALLHLDGFADKTILTERILNHFKVHNAMGIVENLAGQTSSVYAKLARTVLECANEQDHVAKEIVKEGAAYISELARKLFEVNPPRFSMIGGLAEPLAPWLDKDVIVKLSPTLAPPELGATYFARQKFRVKKT; this comes from the coding sequence ATGAGTGTGAACCAGACGAAGGAGAAACCGTTGTTTATAGGTATTGATGGTGGCGGCAGTAAATGCAGGGCAACAATTTACTCTAGCGAAGATGGTGTAATTGGTACTGGTGTAGCTGGGCGTGCAAATCCACTTCACGGTTTATCACAGACATTTGATTCCATTCAGATGTCGACCGAGCTAGCGTTAAAAGATGCTGGAATGAGCTTAAGCGACAGTAAGGCACTCGTTGCTGGAGTCGGACTTGCTGGGGTGAATGTCCCCAGGCTTTATCAAGATATCGTCAACTGGCAACATCCCTTTGCCGATATGTTTGTTACGACGGATCTACATACCGCGTGTATCGGCGCCCACCGTGGCGGTGAAGGTGCGGTGATCATTACGGGAACAGGCTCTTGCGGCTATGCTCATGTGGATGATAAGCATCTGTATCTCGGTGGCCATGGTTTCGCTCTCGGCGATAAAGGCAGTGGTGCCTGGTTAGGATTAAAGGCAGCCGAGCAAGCTTTGTTACATCTCGATGGCTTCGCAGATAAAACCATACTGACCGAGCGTATCCTCAATCATTTCAAGGTTCATAACGCCATGGGCATAGTCGAAAACCTAGCCGGCCAAACTTCCAGTGTTTACGCCAAGCTAGCCAGAACCGTACTTGAATGTGCTAATGAGCAAGATCATGTTGCCAAAGAAATCGTTAAAGAGGGGGCTGCCTATATCAGTGAGCTCGCTCGTAAACTCTTCGAAGTGAATCCCCCGCGTTTTTCTATGATAGGTGGATTGGCAGAGCCTCTGGCTCCATGGTTAGATAAAGATGTCATCGTTAAGTTATCGCCAACGTTAGCTCCTCCTGAGCTTGGGGCGACCTATTTTGCGCGTCAAAAATTTAGGGTCAAGAAGACATGA
- a CDS encoding family 20 glycosylhydrolase, with translation MKLKLITAAITLVLATSACSDVKTETNKQVSAESSQAMANSLDQAQLNTLGDTLDIKYRLVTNYPEGCPTSGVDGRCFTAQIDLTSAVDLDSQDWSIYFSQMRPVKSVSSAEFTITRVKGDLHKIAPTPEFKGLKKGVTKTIEFEGELWQLSETDAMPNYYLVSGELAPVLIKSTAVTQDSETGMELRPYAVSFTDEGKQYKRSDTDKVKWATPEILFQANQGIDFEPELVTNTIIPTPLKVEVSSTDKPVSLKSGIKLELNDVKRQAIDAAVARLSRIGVEESSFGLAVSFLPLEMKSTPGSYLLDITKNKITISAADDAGFSYGLSSLTSLLDSHDLVINTMKVEDSPRYDFRGMHIDVSRNFHSKQLVLDMLDQMAAYKLNKLHLHMADDEGWRLEIDGLPELTDIGSKRCHDLSETRCLLPQLGSGPFADAKVNGYYSKADYIEILKYAGARQIQVIPSMDMPGHSRAAIKSMEARYRKLAATGDIKGADEFRLIDPKDTTVYSSIQYYDDNTLNVCLESTFHFVDKVIDEIAKLHQQAGQPLSVYHIGADETAGAWLDSPLCKAFLADNKQGVTSSDEFGAYFVERVSNILHDKGIEPAGWSDGMSHTRPENMPEVSQTNVWDVISHNGFRRAHQQANLGWDAVLGMPEMLYFDFPYEADPKEHGYYWASRNTNERKLYGFMPDNLPANAEQWTDIQGKPFEADDTEKRDEAGKLVSGPMKEGRLFTGLQGQIWSETLRSDSVVEYMTFPRLLILAEKAWHKASWEVPYQYKGAVYNQTSGYFTQEMRNEQASQWAVLANTLGQKELVKLDKAGIEYRVPTVGAHIHDGQLLTNLIYPGLTVEYRVNGGEWLVYHSPVAVDGQVEVRAVAADGKRKGRSLIVR, from the coding sequence ATGAAATTGAAGTTGATCACTGCCGCAATAACACTGGTGCTAGCAACGAGTGCTTGCTCCGATGTAAAAACTGAAACGAATAAGCAAGTGTCTGCCGAGTCCAGTCAAGCTATGGCTAATAGCCTAGATCAAGCACAATTGAACACGCTTGGGGATACATTAGATATCAAGTATCGTTTAGTGACTAACTATCCAGAAGGATGTCCGACTTCCGGTGTCGATGGCCGTTGCTTCACGGCGCAGATAGATCTGACTTCAGCTGTCGACTTAGATAGCCAAGATTGGTCTATCTATTTCAGTCAGATGCGCCCCGTAAAGTCTGTGAGTTCAGCTGAGTTTACTATTACTCGAGTGAAAGGCGATCTACATAAGATAGCGCCAACCCCTGAGTTTAAAGGACTTAAGAAGGGTGTCACTAAGACAATAGAGTTTGAAGGTGAGCTATGGCAACTATCTGAAACCGATGCGATGCCAAATTATTATCTGGTATCAGGAGAGTTAGCGCCAGTTCTTATCAAGAGCACGGCAGTGACCCAGGACAGTGAAACCGGCATGGAGCTTCGTCCCTATGCCGTGTCCTTCACCGATGAAGGTAAACAGTATAAGCGAAGTGATACCGATAAAGTGAAGTGGGCAACACCTGAAATACTTTTTCAGGCTAACCAGGGAATAGATTTTGAGCCTGAATTGGTCACTAATACCATAATTCCTACGCCTCTGAAAGTTGAAGTCAGTTCAACCGATAAGCCAGTATCCCTAAAAAGCGGCATCAAGCTTGAGCTTAATGATGTTAAACGCCAAGCCATAGATGCTGCTGTTGCTCGTCTGAGCCGCATCGGTGTCGAAGAGTCATCGTTTGGTTTAGCTGTCAGCTTCTTACCACTGGAAATGAAGTCAACACCAGGCTCATACCTGTTAGATATCACCAAAAATAAAATCACTATTTCTGCGGCGGATGATGCAGGGTTTTCCTATGGCCTATCTTCACTGACCAGCCTTCTCGATAGTCATGACTTGGTTATTAACACCATGAAAGTCGAAGACTCTCCCCGTTATGATTTTCGCGGTATGCATATCGATGTGTCGAGAAACTTCCACAGCAAGCAGTTGGTGCTGGATATGTTAGATCAGATGGCGGCCTATAAACTGAATAAGCTTCATCTGCATATGGCCGACGATGAAGGTTGGCGTTTAGAGATAGACGGCTTACCTGAGCTTACCGATATCGGCAGCAAGCGATGTCATGACTTGAGTGAAACCAGATGTCTGTTACCTCAGCTTGGTAGTGGCCCGTTTGCCGATGCTAAGGTTAATGGCTATTACTCTAAAGCCGATTATATCGAGATCTTAAAATATGCCGGCGCCAGGCAGATTCAGGTCATTCCCTCAATGGATATGCCGGGACACTCAAGAGCCGCCATCAAGTCGATGGAAGCGCGTTACCGTAAGTTAGCTGCAACTGGCGATATAAAAGGTGCCGATGAGTTTCGCTTAATAGATCCCAAAGACACCACTGTTTATTCATCGATTCAATACTATGACGATAACACCCTTAACGTGTGTCTGGAGTCGACCTTTCACTTCGTCGATAAGGTTATCGATGAGATAGCTAAATTGCACCAACAAGCGGGCCAGCCTCTGTCTGTCTATCATATCGGTGCCGATGAAACTGCCGGTGCTTGGTTAGACTCACCTTTATGTAAAGCGTTTCTTGCCGACAATAAGCAAGGGGTAACTAGCAGCGATGAATTTGGTGCTTATTTTGTCGAGCGAGTATCGAATATCTTACATGATAAGGGGATAGAGCCTGCGGGTTGGAGTGATGGGATGAGCCATACTCGTCCTGAAAATATGCCCGAAGTCTCCCAAACTAATGTATGGGATGTTATCTCACATAATGGTTTTCGCCGCGCACACCAGCAAGCAAATTTAGGTTGGGATGCGGTATTGGGTATGCCTGAGATGCTTTATTTTGACTTCCCCTATGAGGCAGATCCTAAAGAGCATGGATATTACTGGGCGAGTCGTAACACCAACGAGCGTAAGTTATATGGTTTTATGCCAGACAACTTGCCGGCTAATGCTGAGCAGTGGACCGATATTCAAGGTAAGCCCTTCGAAGCCGATGACACAGAGAAGCGAGATGAAGCTGGTAAGCTAGTCAGTGGCCCAATGAAGGAGGGGAGGTTATTTACCGGGCTTCAGGGCCAGATCTGGAGTGAAACGCTCAGAAGCGATTCAGTAGTTGAATACATGACCTTTCCACGTCTACTCATTTTGGCGGAGAAAGCCTGGCACAAGGCGAGCTGGGAAGTGCCTTATCAATATAAAGGGGCCGTCTATAATCAAACTAGTGGTTACTTTACCCAAGAGATGCGCAATGAGCAGGCGAGTCAGTGGGCTGTGTTAGCCAATACTCTGGGACAGAAAGAATTAGTTAAACTGGATAAGGCTGGCATCGAATACCGGGTACCGACTGTAGGGGCGCATATACATGACGGACAGCTGCTGACGAACCTTATCTACCCAGGTTTAACCGTCGAGTATCGAGTCAATGGTGGTGAATGGCTTGTTTATCATTCGCCAGTTGCTGTCGATGGCCAAGTAGAAGTTAGAGCCGTAGCAGCCGATGGTAAGAGGAAAGGGCGTTCCTTAATTGTCAGATAA
- a CDS encoding sulfite exporter TauE/SafE family protein gives MSEHNKSRTIVISKPVFLFLGLASLWSIWAFQFSNPVELTRDYLHYIFLGITGAIFANSTGAGGGVIFIPVFSSLNFSNEQSISTSFAIQCFGMTAGALTWWFHFKKENQSGLRRELVKLICICSPFSIAGIWTTQVFAIQAPTSLEHGFSLFSIVLGFAILLSSITLTSTTQHRVLNRNEVLQLSLLAYVGGIITAWLSVGVGEVIVIYLLLKKTTPTLAIALGVIVTALTVWSVSPIHLSNQGDAYFNVVLFAGPGAILGGILAKKLALHLPVKGLKIFFAGWIILSGIAMLLI, from the coding sequence ATGAGCGAGCACAATAAAAGCAGAACAATTGTCATCTCTAAACCAGTATTTCTGTTTCTAGGTTTAGCTAGTCTTTGGTCTATTTGGGCATTTCAATTCTCTAATCCCGTTGAACTTACCCGTGACTACCTTCATTACATCTTCCTTGGGATCACAGGCGCTATCTTCGCTAATTCAACAGGCGCTGGCGGAGGCGTTATTTTTATCCCAGTCTTTAGCAGTCTCAACTTCAGCAATGAACAAAGCATATCGACATCTTTCGCTATTCAATGCTTCGGCATGACTGCTGGTGCACTAACCTGGTGGTTTCACTTTAAAAAAGAGAATCAATCAGGCCTGCGAAGAGAACTTGTTAAACTAATCTGTATTTGCTCTCCATTTTCCATAGCCGGGATCTGGACCACACAAGTTTTCGCGATTCAAGCACCTACTTCGCTTGAGCATGGCTTCAGTTTGTTCTCTATCGTGCTAGGTTTCGCGATTCTCTTAAGCAGCATAACGCTAACAAGTACAACTCAGCATCGTGTACTGAATCGAAATGAGGTCCTGCAACTTTCACTTTTAGCTTATGTTGGCGGAATAATAACAGCTTGGCTGTCAGTAGGCGTGGGCGAAGTCATCGTTATCTACTTACTCCTGAAAAAGACAACGCCAACCTTAGCTATTGCTCTGGGCGTAATCGTCACAGCGCTTACAGTCTGGTCTGTTAGTCCAATACACCTATCTAACCAAGGTGACGCCTATTTCAATGTGGTCTTATTCGCGGGGCCAGGCGCTATCCTAGGCGGCATTTTGGCAAAGAAGCTAGCACTACACCTCCCGGTGAAAGGACTTAAAATATTTTTTGCTGGATGGATAATTCTTTCCGGTATCGCAATGCTATTGATTTAA
- a CDS encoding tryptophan halogenase family protein encodes MAKEAIKSITIVGGGSSGWMTAMYLQRLYNQSGGRVKIRLVESKDVGTIGVGEATVHSIRFFFAAMGLDENELLRETNATLKSGIMFRNWMKPKDGQTHEYFHPFEQQRPAGPLDNATAWIQSPKRVSYAQATSISSELISNANCPKAATSPQYQGIVPYGYHLDAILMGKYLRKKACAAGVEHIEANVEHVKTNGETITSIITDKGEFTSDIFIDCTGFKGLLIESLRENNWQSFEQELPCNKAVAIQRKPLLGQPPKPYTLATALTNGWAWEIDLSNRQGTGYVYDGNRLTKEEAEAELLEHLGDSQEILRTVHLDMKIGCRKEFWIGNCISIGLSGGFIEPLESTGLHIVNLGARLLATHLSSNAPTQPVRDSYNKTLNGIYQDLRQFIILHYCLSDRDDTEFWKQAAKTAAYAKGLPEKLELWRNKTCEFMDLAGGYGTIFNDENYRFILYGMDHTPDLSQPASGYEIQNILQRLAQQQEQAVKSTMLHSEFLKQVSR; translated from the coding sequence ATGGCTAAAGAAGCAATTAAAAGTATCACAATTGTTGGCGGCGGTAGTTCAGGCTGGATGACTGCTATGTATTTGCAGCGACTCTACAATCAATCTGGAGGAAGGGTAAAGATTAGACTAGTAGAAAGTAAAGACGTCGGTACAATTGGTGTAGGTGAAGCGACAGTACACAGTATCAGATTTTTCTTTGCCGCTATGGGCTTAGATGAGAACGAGCTACTAAGAGAAACTAACGCAACGTTGAAAAGCGGAATCATGTTCCGTAATTGGATGAAACCTAAGGATGGTCAAACCCATGAGTATTTCCACCCTTTCGAGCAACAAAGGCCTGCGGGTCCATTAGATAATGCAACAGCATGGATTCAGTCTCCTAAACGCGTTAGCTACGCGCAAGCAACAAGTATCTCATCTGAACTAATAAGCAACGCAAACTGCCCTAAAGCAGCGACTTCACCTCAGTACCAAGGCATAGTTCCTTACGGTTACCATTTAGATGCGATATTAATGGGGAAGTACCTTCGTAAGAAAGCTTGCGCAGCTGGTGTCGAGCATATTGAAGCTAATGTGGAACATGTTAAAACTAATGGTGAAACCATTACTTCAATCATTACAGATAAGGGAGAATTTACCTCTGATATTTTCATTGATTGCACGGGCTTCAAAGGCTTATTAATAGAATCATTAAGGGAAAATAATTGGCAATCATTTGAACAAGAACTCCCTTGTAATAAAGCCGTTGCAATCCAAAGAAAACCTCTATTGGGCCAACCCCCTAAACCCTATACCCTTGCAACAGCTTTGACTAACGGCTGGGCCTGGGAAATAGATCTTTCAAACCGTCAAGGGACTGGCTATGTGTATGATGGGAACAGACTAACAAAAGAGGAAGCGGAAGCAGAGCTATTAGAACACCTTGGTGATAGCCAAGAAATCCTAAGAACTGTCCACCTTGATATGAAGATAGGCTGTAGAAAAGAGTTTTGGATAGGTAACTGCATAAGCATTGGTTTATCCGGTGGTTTCATAGAGCCTCTTGAATCAACAGGGCTACATATTGTCAATCTTGGAGCTCGTTTATTAGCGACCCATTTATCTTCAAATGCCCCGACTCAACCGGTTCGAGACTCCTATAACAAGACATTAAATGGGATATACCAAGACCTGAGGCAGTTTATCATATTGCACTACTGTCTCAGCGATCGGGACGATACTGAGTTTTGGAAGCAGGCGGCTAAAACAGCAGCCTATGCTAAGGGCTTACCTGAAAAACTTGAATTATGGCGTAACAAGACCTGTGAATTTATGGATTTGGCTGGTGGCTATGGCACCATTTTCAATGATGAAAACTATCGTTTTATCTTATATGGAATGGATCATACACCTGACCTCAGTCAACCGGCTTCGGGATATGAAATTCAAAATATTTTACAGAGGTTAGCGCAACAACAAGAACAAGCCGTTAAATCAACCATGTTACATTCTGAGTTTTTAAAGCAGGTCTCTAGATAA